One window from the genome of Entelurus aequoreus isolate RoL-2023_Sb linkage group LG04, RoL_Eaeq_v1.1, whole genome shotgun sequence encodes:
- the clec11a gene encoding C-type lectin domain family 11 member A isoform X1 → MGLVATSLTLLCLCSLGLCVPAGRPEPTQVSHLEVKKARGDVPDTHPVPEPEPTNPTSDFENSYNYVLSRLAGIDQAIHKLNVGHYTLDVQVGQMMEHLSRMDPKVFELEDKIREVYQHSKDNRKETGRLEGCQKGLRVGYKCYLVYNTYEDYAGASRKCLDRGGRMAMPRDRREQEALAHYTKSFFHPGNWPVWLGINDLTSEGQYIFDDGTRVSYFQWRKHFLSSQPDGGKRENCVAMSSDDGDWWDHYCDRTMNYLCEFDDRVAL, encoded by the exons ATGGGACTAGTCGCCACCTCGCTCACACTGCTGTGTTTGTGCTCGCTGGGCTTGTGTGTGCCTGCTGGGAGGCCAGAACCAACGCAG GTGTCTCATCTAGAGGTGAAAAAGGCGAGAGGCGATGTTCCAGACACCCATCCTGTTCCCGAACCGGAGCCGACCAACCCGACGTCGGACTTTGAAAACTCCTACAACTATGTTT TGTCCCGACTGGCCGGGATCGACCAGGCCATCCACAAACTCAACGTGGGACATTACACTCTGGATGTTCAAGTGGGACAGATGATGGAGCATCTGTCCAGGATGGACC CAAAAGTCTTTGAGCTGGAGGACAAAATCCGTGAAGTCTACCAGCACAGCAAAGACAACCGCAAGGAGACCGGAAGACTAGAAG GTTGCCAGAAGGGTCTGAGGGTGGGCTACAAGTGTTACCTGGTCTACAACACCTATGAGGACTATGCTGGGGCTTCCAGAAAGTGCCTCGATCGCGGCGGGCGCATGGCGATGCCCCGTGACCGGCGTGAGCAAGAGGCGCTTGCCCACTACACCAAGTCCTTCTTCCACCCGGGCAACTGGCCCGTGTGGTTGGGCATCAACGACCTGACCTCCGAAGGCCAGTACATTTTCGACGACGGTACGCGGGTTTCCTACTTCCAGTGGCGCAAGCACTTCCTGTCCAGCCAGCCCGACGGCGGCAAACGGGAAAACTGCGTGGCCATGTCGTCGGACGACGGCGACTGGTGGGACCACTACTGCGATCGCACCATGAACTATCTGTGCGAGTTTGATGACAGGGTGGCGCTCTAG
- the clec11a gene encoding C-type lectin domain family 11 member A isoform X2 translates to MVSHLEVKKARGDVPDTHPVPEPEPTNPTSDFENSYNYVLSRLAGIDQAIHKLNVGHYTLDVQVGQMMEHLSRMDPKVFELEDKIREVYQHSKDNRKETGRLEGCQKGLRVGYKCYLVYNTYEDYAGASRKCLDRGGRMAMPRDRREQEALAHYTKSFFHPGNWPVWLGINDLTSEGQYIFDDGTRVSYFQWRKHFLSSQPDGGKRENCVAMSSDDGDWWDHYCDRTMNYLCEFDDRVAL, encoded by the exons atg GTGTCTCATCTAGAGGTGAAAAAGGCGAGAGGCGATGTTCCAGACACCCATCCTGTTCCCGAACCGGAGCCGACCAACCCGACGTCGGACTTTGAAAACTCCTACAACTATGTTT TGTCCCGACTGGCCGGGATCGACCAGGCCATCCACAAACTCAACGTGGGACATTACACTCTGGATGTTCAAGTGGGACAGATGATGGAGCATCTGTCCAGGATGGACC CAAAAGTCTTTGAGCTGGAGGACAAAATCCGTGAAGTCTACCAGCACAGCAAAGACAACCGCAAGGAGACCGGAAGACTAGAAG GTTGCCAGAAGGGTCTGAGGGTGGGCTACAAGTGTTACCTGGTCTACAACACCTATGAGGACTATGCTGGGGCTTCCAGAAAGTGCCTCGATCGCGGCGGGCGCATGGCGATGCCCCGTGACCGGCGTGAGCAAGAGGCGCTTGCCCACTACACCAAGTCCTTCTTCCACCCGGGCAACTGGCCCGTGTGGTTGGGCATCAACGACCTGACCTCCGAAGGCCAGTACATTTTCGACGACGGTACGCGGGTTTCCTACTTCCAGTGGCGCAAGCACTTCCTGTCCAGCCAGCCCGACGGCGGCAAACGGGAAAACTGCGTGGCCATGTCGTCGGACGACGGCGACTGGTGGGACCACTACTGCGATCGCACCATGAACTATCTGTGCGAGTTTGATGACAGGGTGGCGCTCTAG